The sequence CATGGTGCGCTGAACCTCGGCGTCGCCGGAGGTCTTCGACTCCGTTCGGGTGGTCGCGATGGCGTCGATTTCGTCGATGAAGATGATTGCGGGTTCGCGCTCGCGGGCGAGTTCGAACAGGTCCCGGACGAGACGCGAGCCCTCGCCGATGAACTTGCGGACGAGTTCGGAGCCAGCCATCTTGATGAAGGTGGCGTCGGTCCTGTTGGCGACGGCTTTCGCGAGCATCGTCTTGCCCGTCCCCGGCGGGCCGTACAGCAGGACACCGCTTGGCGGTTCGATTCCGACTTCGGCGAAGACTTCCGGTTCGGCGAGTGGCTGTTCGACGGCCTCGCGGACCTCCCGGATCTGCTCGTCGATACCGCCGATGTCCTCGTACTCGACGGCCGGCCGTTCGGTGATCTCCATCGACTGGGCGCGCGCGTCGGTCTCGGCGTCGAGGATGCGCTGGATGGCGAAGGAGTCGTCGACGGCGACCCTGTCGCCCGCGTCGATCCGCTCGACGAGCTGTGGCGTCGCCTCCGTGAGCACTTCCTGGTTGTTCCCGTGTTGTTTGACGACGATCTCGCCGTCGCCGAGGACGTCCTCGACGGTCGCCACGTACAGCGACGAGCTCTTGAGGGTCTCGTTCTCGCGCTCTGCGCGTTCGACCTGCTCGCGGAGCGTCTGGTTGCGCTCGCTCGCGTT is a genomic window of Natrarchaeobaculum aegyptiacum containing:
- the pan2 gene encoding proteasome-activating nucleotidase Pan2 gives rise to the protein MSRSPSLPDRPHRDIDPDLPPGERLEALRDHFEDLVTINDQLETQLENASERNQTLREQVERAERENETLKSSSLYVATVEDVLGDGEIVVKQHGNNQEVLTEATPQLVERIDAGDRVAVDDSFAIQRILDAETDARAQSMEITERPAVEYEDIGGIDEQIREVREAVEQPLAEPEVFAEVGIEPPSGVLLYGPPGTGKTMLAKAVANRTDATFIKMAGSELVRKFIGEGSRLVRDLFELAREREPAIIFIDEIDAIATTRTESKTSGDAEVQRTMMQLLAEMDGFEARGEIRIIAATNRFDMLDRAILRPGRFDRLIEVPEPNQEGREQILEIHTREMNVDDDVDFESLAADTEGYSGAEIESLATEAGMFAIRNDREEVTQADFVDAFEKIENDDSSDVVASAGYFYQ